The Verrucomicrobium spinosum DSM 4136 = JCM 18804 genome includes a region encoding these proteins:
- a CDS encoding addiction module protein: protein MSIAEIKKLPLAEKFQLMESLWQDLHAEISSAPVPLAHQQLLDERRARGAAGQAQLLDWDSAKNLIGQKQC from the coding sequence ATGAGTATTGCCGAGATCAAAAAATTGCCTCTGGCCGAAAAGTTCCAGCTTATGGAATCGCTTTGGCAGGATCTCCATGCTGAAATCTCGAGTGCGCCGGTTCCCTTGGCTCATCAGCAATTGCTTGATGAGCGTCGGGCTCGCGGGGCAGCAGGTCAGGCTCAACTTCTGGACTGGGATTCAGCAAAAAACCTTATCGGCCAGAAGCAATGCTGA
- a CDS encoding Fic family protein encodes MSTDYQPPFTLTPEILDLVAQISEEIGRQGFHQESSSAPALRRSNRIKSIQASLAIENNSLTLEQVTAVVSGKRVLGPPQEIHEVQNAFAAYEAMSTWNPVNEKHLLAAHRVLMSGLIKDSGRYRSGGIGIAQGDVIVHYAPPAARVPGLMKNLFHWLKKTRLHPLIASSVFHYEFEFIHPFSDGNGRMGRLWQTLVLSRWKPLFAFLPVESVIRDRQSDYYRALAQADKQGQSTPFIVFLLSAVLAALNEVASTDQAADQATDQATDQVKALLKCLGSEALSTLECMTKLGLAHRPTFRQNYLQPALDAGLIERTLPDKPNSPLQRYRRTQQRS; translated from the coding sequence GTGTCCACAGACTACCAACCGCCTTTCACGCTGACGCCAGAGATCCTTGATCTCGTGGCGCAGATCAGCGAGGAGATTGGGCGGCAGGGATTCCATCAAGAGTCATCGAGCGCACCGGCACTCCGTAGAAGCAACCGGATCAAGAGCATCCAGGCGTCGTTGGCCATTGAGAACAACAGCCTCACGCTTGAGCAGGTTACGGCAGTCGTGTCAGGGAAACGCGTCCTCGGCCCACCACAAGAAATTCATGAAGTCCAGAATGCTTTCGCGGCTTATGAAGCCATGAGCACGTGGAACCCTGTTAACGAAAAGCACTTGCTGGCCGCACATCGAGTGCTCATGAGCGGGTTGATCAAAGATTCAGGGCGCTACCGGTCAGGCGGCATTGGCATCGCACAAGGCGATGTGATTGTGCACTATGCTCCACCAGCGGCCCGCGTCCCGGGCCTTATGAAAAATCTGTTCCACTGGCTCAAGAAGACCAGATTGCACCCCCTCATTGCCAGTTCGGTTTTTCACTACGAGTTCGAGTTCATTCATCCATTCTCTGACGGGAACGGCAGGATGGGGCGCCTCTGGCAAACGTTGGTGCTGAGTCGTTGGAAACCTCTGTTCGCCTTCCTGCCGGTGGAGAGCGTGATCCGTGACCGACAATCTGACTACTATCGCGCGCTGGCTCAGGCTGACAAACAAGGCCAGTCCACCCCTTTCATCGTGTTTCTCCTTTCGGCAGTGCTCGCAGCACTGAATGAAGTGGCATCGACCGACCAAGCTGCCGACCAAGCTACCGACCAAGCTACCGACCAAGTCAAAGCCCTTCTCAAATGCTTGGGATCAGAGGCTCTCTCGACCCTGGAGTGCATGACCAAACTTGGCCTCGCCCATAGGCCGACCTTCCGTCAAAACTACCTTCAACCAGCCTTGGACGCGGGATTGATCGAGCGAACACTGCCGGATAAGCCCAATAGTCCCCTGCAACGCTACCGACGGACACAGCAGCGGTCCTGA
- a CDS encoding YheT family hydrolase, giving the protein MPLTESTFRPHPILANGHIQTIWPVLLPHGICIPWVKERLELDDGDFLDLNWLRHPVGHRSGRLVVLSHGLEGSADGLYIRTMTAALHKEGWDVLAWNFRGCSGEPNRLLRSYHSGESQDLRTLIEAKAGDYDQVALVGFSLGGNITLKYLGEQPPHPKVVAGAAISSPVDLAASARTLDQLWSNKLYLHRFLVSLISKIEEKHHRFPGKLDVRGLHRIRTFREFDDRYTAPLHGFANAADYWARCSSKPLLPRITVPTLIISARNDPFLPAECFPFAEAEANSLVELDVPASGGHVGFVESNSSTTSWLEGRVAGFLQRTPGRGKTVGCETTCSAPPPRFFDWQK; this is encoded by the coding sequence ATGCCCCTCACCGAATCCACCTTCCGGCCGCACCCCATCCTAGCGAACGGGCACATCCAGACCATCTGGCCAGTGCTCCTCCCCCATGGGATATGCATCCCATGGGTAAAGGAGCGGTTGGAACTGGACGACGGAGATTTTCTAGACCTCAACTGGCTCAGACATCCTGTAGGCCATAGGTCAGGGCGCTTGGTCGTTCTGTCCCACGGCCTTGAGGGATCAGCGGACGGCCTCTACATACGCACCATGACTGCCGCCCTTCACAAGGAGGGCTGGGACGTGCTGGCTTGGAACTTTCGAGGTTGCAGTGGCGAGCCCAACCGCCTGCTTCGCTCCTACCACAGCGGGGAGTCCCAGGACCTACGCACTCTGATTGAGGCCAAGGCGGGCGACTACGATCAGGTGGCACTGGTCGGCTTCAGCCTGGGCGGCAACATCACCCTGAAGTACCTGGGCGAGCAACCACCCCACCCCAAGGTCGTCGCGGGCGCAGCCATTTCCAGCCCCGTGGACCTCGCCGCCAGCGCCCGGACATTGGACCAGCTCTGGTCCAACAAGCTCTACCTGCATCGCTTCCTCGTCAGCCTGATCTCCAAGATCGAGGAAAAACACCACCGCTTCCCCGGGAAACTGGATGTACGGGGCCTGCACCGCATCCGCACCTTCCGGGAGTTCGACGACCGCTACACCGCCCCATTGCACGGCTTTGCCAATGCCGCAGACTACTGGGCCCGCTGTAGCTCCAAGCCTCTCCTCCCCCGCATCACCGTGCCCACCCTTATCATCAGCGCACGGAATGATCCCTTCCTTCCCGCAGAGTGCTTCCCCTTCGCCGAAGCCGAGGCCAACTCCCTGGTTGAACTGGACGTCCCGGCCTCTGGCGGACACGTTGGGTTCGTGGAAAGCAACTCCAGCACGACCTCGTGGCTGGAAGGAAGGGTTGCGGGATTTTTACAACGAACCCCCGGCCGCGGCAAAACAGTCGGCTGCGAAACCACATGTTCAGCCCCCCCACCCCGTTTTTTTGACTGGCAAAAATGA
- the rapA gene encoding RNA polymerase-associated protein RapA encodes MSMDQPVSGQRWVSDTEPELGLGIILKASFGRLEVLFPAAAETRQYALKSAPLRRVRFAEGDVVQSHAGEDFTVVSVEEANGLLVYKTDKRDLPEAELSDSISFSKPEDRLTAGQVDELGSYDLRIKGLQHRSRMRQSPVRGYVGGRVDLIPHQMFIAGEVGGRLVPRVLLADEVGLGKTIEALLILHRLHLTGRAGRILILVPEALVHQWFVELLRRFHLLFHIFDEARCESLESHDESANPFLESQLVICSLGFLSSDEKRSQQAQEAGWDLVVVDEAHHLEWTPQAASPQYTLVESLAARCPGLLLLTATPQQLGPEGHFARLRLLDPNRYQSLEKFLQEAEHYEVVAQAVDRLQSGQPLSKADVKLFGGQSERVKKHCEALAGGDEDARPLLITELLDEFGTGRVMFRNTRAALKGFPAREAELHKLTVKASGSDGEESDEADLGLIAKVKWLATKLKELDPAKVLLICKTKHLVEEIHTLLLHELNVNVALFHEGLTMLQRDRNAAYFAEEDGARVLICSEIGSEGRNFQFAHHLVLFDLPENPELLEQRIGRLDRIGQTDTIHIHVPYVAGTQAEVLARWYHDGLDAFQSILHGANEVRAAVAADLDPLLEGFNAKKLTSLITKSKKQRTLITKKLERGHDRLLELSSCRIPQATAIIEQIQELDTDREFEEFFIRMMDHFGLQVEELTHRTYLISPGQNVDVALPGLPEEGLSITFDRSRALTHENTAFMSQDHPLVRGALDQLLGKETGNSAFGIWKGSGNEGLLLETCYILECTAPASLHADRFLPATPVLVTVDHAQADRTGDHGIRPARLDRGDIAKLLDRGVVKKKVLPSMLSTSKKLAATQMAKLTASAVEAMEAQLQSEIDRLEDLQKINDHVRPEEVEALRKEKDELTKAIAGATLRLDGLRLVWKMG; translated from the coding sequence ATGTCTATGGATCAGCCAGTCTCCGGTCAACGTTGGGTTAGTGATACTGAACCTGAGCTTGGACTCGGCATCATATTAAAGGCGTCATTCGGACGGCTCGAAGTGCTCTTCCCTGCCGCGGCAGAGACCCGCCAATATGCGCTGAAGTCCGCCCCCCTTCGCCGTGTCCGCTTTGCAGAGGGTGATGTGGTGCAGTCTCACGCTGGTGAGGACTTCACGGTGGTGAGCGTGGAGGAAGCCAACGGCCTGTTGGTGTACAAGACAGACAAGCGGGACCTCCCAGAGGCGGAACTGTCGGACTCCATCAGCTTCAGCAAGCCCGAAGACCGGCTGACTGCCGGGCAGGTGGATGAGCTGGGCAGCTATGATTTGCGGATCAAGGGACTCCAGCACCGCAGCCGCATGCGCCAGAGCCCGGTGCGAGGCTACGTGGGTGGCCGGGTGGATCTCATCCCGCACCAGATGTTTATTGCTGGCGAAGTGGGCGGCCGTCTGGTGCCCCGCGTGTTGTTGGCAGATGAAGTGGGTCTGGGCAAGACCATTGAGGCACTGCTCATCCTGCACCGCCTGCACCTGACTGGCCGTGCCGGGCGCATTCTCATTCTGGTCCCAGAGGCTCTCGTGCACCAGTGGTTCGTGGAATTGTTGCGACGCTTCCACCTTCTCTTTCACATCTTTGACGAGGCACGCTGCGAGTCTCTGGAATCGCATGATGAGTCCGCGAACCCCTTCCTGGAAAGCCAGCTGGTCATTTGCAGCCTGGGTTTCCTTTCAAGCGACGAAAAACGCTCACAGCAGGCACAGGAAGCTGGCTGGGACCTCGTCGTGGTGGATGAAGCCCACCATCTGGAGTGGACTCCGCAGGCCGCCAGCCCCCAGTACACGCTGGTGGAATCCCTTGCTGCCAGGTGCCCCGGCCTGCTCCTGCTCACCGCCACTCCGCAGCAGCTTGGTCCAGAGGGCCACTTCGCCCGGCTCAGGCTCCTCGATCCCAACCGGTATCAGTCTCTTGAGAAGTTCCTGCAAGAGGCGGAGCACTATGAAGTGGTCGCTCAAGCTGTGGACCGCCTGCAATCCGGCCAGCCGCTCAGCAAGGCAGACGTCAAGCTCTTTGGCGGACAGTCTGAGCGGGTGAAGAAACACTGCGAAGCGCTGGCTGGAGGGGACGAAGACGCCCGACCTCTCCTCATCACCGAGTTGCTGGACGAGTTTGGCACCGGTCGCGTCATGTTCCGCAACACGCGCGCCGCGCTCAAAGGGTTCCCAGCGCGCGAAGCGGAGTTGCACAAACTCACCGTCAAGGCCTCTGGTTCAGACGGTGAGGAAAGCGACGAGGCAGATCTCGGCCTGATCGCCAAGGTGAAGTGGCTCGCCACGAAGCTCAAGGAGCTGGATCCCGCCAAGGTGTTGCTCATCTGCAAAACCAAACATCTGGTGGAGGAGATCCACACCCTGTTGCTTCATGAACTGAATGTGAATGTGGCCCTCTTCCATGAGGGGCTCACCATGCTGCAGCGTGATCGCAACGCGGCGTACTTTGCCGAAGAGGATGGTGCCCGCGTGCTCATCTGCTCAGAGATTGGCAGTGAGGGGCGCAACTTCCAGTTTGCCCACCACCTGGTTCTCTTTGACCTGCCTGAGAATCCGGAACTGCTGGAGCAGCGCATCGGCCGTCTGGACCGCATCGGCCAGACGGACACGATCCACATTCACGTGCCCTACGTGGCAGGCACTCAGGCTGAAGTACTGGCACGCTGGTATCATGATGGGTTGGACGCTTTCCAGAGCATCCTCCACGGGGCCAATGAAGTCCGCGCTGCGGTGGCCGCCGATCTCGATCCCCTGCTGGAGGGCTTCAATGCCAAAAAGCTGACCTCACTGATCACGAAGTCAAAGAAACAGCGCACGCTCATCACCAAGAAGCTGGAGAGGGGGCACGACCGCCTCCTCGAACTCAGCTCCTGCCGCATCCCCCAGGCTACCGCCATCATCGAGCAGATCCAGGAACTCGACACCGACCGCGAGTTCGAGGAGTTCTTCATCCGGATGATGGACCACTTCGGCCTCCAGGTCGAGGAGCTCACCCATCGCACCTACCTCATCTCCCCGGGGCAGAATGTGGATGTGGCCCTGCCTGGTCTGCCCGAAGAAGGGCTGTCCATCACCTTTGACCGGTCACGGGCCCTCACCCACGAAAACACTGCCTTTATGAGCCAGGACCATCCGCTCGTGCGCGGTGCCCTAGACCAGCTGCTGGGCAAGGAGACCGGAAATTCTGCTTTTGGGATCTGGAAAGGGTCTGGCAACGAGGGTCTTCTCCTGGAAACCTGCTACATCCTGGAGTGCACCGCCCCTGCTTCCCTGCATGCCGACCGCTTCCTGCCCGCCACTCCCGTACTGGTGACGGTGGACCACGCCCAGGCTGACCGCACGGGCGACCACGGCATCCGCCCCGCCCGTCTGGACCGTGGCGACATTGCCAAGTTGCTCGATCGCGGCGTCGTTAAGAAAAAGGTGCTGCCCAGCATGCTCTCCACGTCTAAGAAACTGGCCGCCACCCAGATGGCCAAGCTCACCGCCAGTGCCGTGGAGGCCATGGAAGCCCAGTTGCAGAGCGAGATCGACCGCTTGGAGGATTTGCAAAAGATCAACGACCACGTGCGCCCCGAGGAAGTCGAAGCACTCCGCAAGGAGAAGGACGAACTGACCAAGGCCATCGCGGGAGCGACGTTGCGTCTGGATGGGCTGCGACTCGTCTGGAAGATGGGTTGA
- a CDS encoding zinc-binding dehydrogenase encodes MKAWQIAQPIGPQGLKLMEIPTPTPGPGEVLVRVRAVSLNYRDLGTSRRERPGNLPLPFTLGSDCAGEVAALGAGVTQWKEGDRVIPAFFQNWPAGGMTQTIMRSALGGALQGVLAEYMIARADALVHLPATLDFSAGATLPCAGVTAWNALVGQGQMLAGQTVLTLGTGGVSIFALQFAKAHGARVIITSSSDEKLARARELGADEGINYKTTPDWERRVFELTQKSGADQIIELGGAGTLQKSLDAVRYGGRISLIGVLTGFEGLVNPWPVIARSVTLQGIYVGSRAHFEQMNRAIVQNNIQPVLDRTFAFEEAPAAFEHMAAGAHFGKIVVSGS; translated from the coding sequence ATGAAAGCATGGCAGATCGCACAACCAATCGGACCCCAAGGACTGAAGCTCATGGAAATCCCCACCCCAACACCTGGACCGGGCGAGGTGCTGGTGAGAGTGCGGGCCGTTTCTCTGAACTATCGTGATCTGGGGACCTCCCGGCGGGAGCGGCCCGGCAATCTGCCGTTGCCGTTCACCCTCGGGTCAGATTGCGCGGGTGAAGTCGCTGCCTTGGGCGCTGGTGTCACCCAGTGGAAGGAAGGGGACCGCGTGATCCCGGCCTTCTTTCAGAACTGGCCTGCGGGTGGGATGACGCAGACCATCATGAGAAGTGCTCTGGGCGGCGCGCTGCAAGGAGTGCTGGCTGAGTACATGATTGCCCGGGCGGACGCACTGGTGCATCTGCCTGCCACGCTGGATTTTTCGGCTGGAGCCACCCTGCCGTGTGCCGGTGTCACGGCATGGAATGCCCTCGTGGGTCAGGGCCAGATGCTGGCAGGCCAGACTGTGCTCACCCTGGGCACAGGCGGAGTCTCCATCTTTGCCCTCCAGTTTGCCAAGGCACATGGGGCGCGTGTCATCATCACCTCCAGCAGCGATGAAAAACTCGCTCGAGCCAGGGAGCTGGGAGCGGATGAGGGCATCAACTACAAGACGACTCCAGACTGGGAGCGTCGGGTTTTTGAACTAACTCAGAAATCAGGGGCAGACCAGATTATTGAGCTCGGCGGTGCGGGCACCTTGCAGAAGTCACTGGATGCTGTGCGCTACGGCGGGCGCATCAGCCTCATCGGGGTGCTCACGGGCTTTGAGGGGCTCGTCAATCCCTGGCCGGTGATCGCGCGCAGTGTCACCCTGCAGGGCATCTACGTAGGCAGCCGTGCGCATTTCGAGCAGATGAACCGTGCCATTGTGCAAAACAACATCCAACCTGTGCTGGACCGCACTTTTGCGTTTGAAGAGGCTCCAGCCGCCTTTGAGCACATGGCGGCAGGAGCACATTTTGGCAAGATCGTTGTCAGTGGCAGCTGA